In a genomic window of Sulfuriferula nivalis:
- a CDS encoding phosphate/phosphite/phosphonate ABC transporter substrate-binding protein, giving the protein MKKWLLALGLFLVVVSAQAADTIFIGFLDYNRSPIQAVQDARGFTAYLSRVLGAPVKIDVSRSYDKLMLEAKQKRFGLMFGPATFVMDAYANAGYEPIVRVPGQIAATFVAPSSSGIAFPEDMKGKRIGFTDKESMVTLLAMAKLRDLKINPATYFKSVTYYSDIDALYTAFKYHLIDIGVPNAGVYEMWNNSGGMDFNMIIQSEGGPHLTFAVRGDYPPEFKQKISQALLNADKDQFAMQSFRGAGIPKFEPVDMTEYKAMMNYIKR; this is encoded by the coding sequence ATGAAGAAATGGTTGTTAGCATTAGGTTTGTTTTTGGTAGTGGTGTCAGCACAAGCTGCAGATACAATATTTATTGGTTTTCTTGACTATAACCGTAGCCCGATACAGGCCGTGCAGGATGCGCGAGGATTTACTGCCTATTTAAGTCGGGTGTTAGGCGCACCTGTCAAGATAGATGTGTCACGCAGCTATGACAAGCTTATGCTCGAAGCAAAGCAGAAGCGTTTTGGTTTAATGTTTGGGCCAGCTACTTTTGTGATGGATGCTTATGCAAACGCTGGCTATGAGCCTATCGTGCGAGTACCTGGGCAGATAGCGGCTACGTTTGTTGCGCCGTCGTCTTCTGGGATAGCGTTTCCGGAAGATATGAAGGGTAAGCGGATAGGGTTTACAGACAAAGAGTCCATGGTGACACTGTTGGCTATGGCGAAGCTGCGTGATTTGAAAATTAATCCTGCGACTTATTTTAAGAGTGTCACTTACTACAGTGATATTGACGCGCTATACACTGCATTTAAGTACCATTTGATAGACATCGGGGTGCCGAACGCAGGTGTTTATGAAATGTGGAATAACAGTGGTGGTATGGACTTTAATATGATAATTCAGAGTGAGGGTGGTCCGCATTTGACCTTTGCAGTTCGTGGTGATTATCCACCAGAGTTTAAGCAGAAAATATCTCAGGCGCTGCTTAATGCAGACAAAGATCAATTTGCGATGCAAAGTTTTCGTGGTGCAGGTATTCCTAAATTTGAACCGGTGGATATGACGGAATATAAAGCCATGATGAATTATATTAAACGATGA
- the recG gene encoding ATP-dependent DNA helicase RecG — protein sequence MATASVDMTAALPAVFAKLGLARYADLLLHLPLRYEDETRITPIANILHGQLAQVQGVVTHCEVQYKPRKQLVARIQDAEGELSLRFLHFYGSQTKQFTIGNIIRAVGEARSGFFGLEMVHPRCRVVSVDMGLPESLTPVYPAAAGVSQTLLRKQIGLVLAQADLTDSLPDTVLEQFQLLDFAASVRALHHPPPDVALSALIDKTHAAWRRIKFDELLAQQLSLRLARQSRRALGAPSISTTSDFPQRLLANLPFALTHAQQRVWHEIRDDMGVDYPMQRLLQGDVGSGKTVVAALAAAQAIGGGYQAAFMAPTEILAEQHYYKLQSWFSPLGVKVAWLTGSLSKRAKQIAMDELASGEAMLAAGTHALFQEQVQFHQLGLAVIDEQHRFGVAQRLALRQKGVQPHQLMMSATPIPRTLSMSYYADLDVSVIDELPPGRTPIVTKLVSDARREELVGWVRDKCNQGGQVYWVCPLIEESEKLQLQTAIDTHAALSAALPGVGVGLVHGRMSGRDKAAVMTQFSSGELGLLVATTVIEVGVDVPNASLMVIEHAERMGLAQLHQLRGRVGRGAAKSACVLLYQQPLSQLARARLKVIFESSDGFYIAREDLALRGPGEFLGARQSGAPMLRYANLAEDVELLEQAQVAAADMLLHYPDAVQVHIARWLGVQQEFGKA from the coding sequence ATGGCGACTGCATCCGTAGATATGACCGCTGCGCTGCCAGCGGTTTTTGCTAAATTAGGTTTAGCGCGATATGCAGACTTGCTGCTGCATTTGCCGTTGCGTTATGAGGACGAGACTCGCATTACGCCTATTGCTAATATTCTGCATGGGCAATTAGCGCAAGTGCAGGGTGTGGTGACACATTGTGAAGTGCAATACAAACCACGGAAACAGCTGGTCGCGCGTATACAAGATGCAGAAGGCGAATTGAGTTTGCGATTTTTGCATTTTTACGGCAGCCAAACCAAGCAATTTACGATAGGCAATATTATCCGTGCTGTGGGCGAGGCACGAAGTGGTTTTTTTGGGCTGGAAATGGTGCATCCACGCTGCCGTGTGGTGAGTGTGGATATGGGTTTGCCAGAAAGTTTGACGCCTGTATATCCTGCCGCAGCGGGCGTGTCGCAGACGCTATTGCGTAAGCAAATTGGTCTGGTATTGGCGCAGGCAGATTTGACGGATAGCCTGCCTGATACGGTGCTTGAGCAATTCCAGTTGCTGGATTTCGCTGCAAGTGTGCGGGCTTTACATCACCCACCTCCCGATGTCGCATTGAGTGCGTTAATTGATAAAACCCATGCCGCCTGGCGACGAATTAAATTTGATGAGTTGTTAGCGCAGCAGTTATCGTTGCGACTCGCTCGGCAGTCACGACGGGCTTTAGGTGCGCCATCCATCAGTACGACCTCGGATTTTCCCCAGCGACTACTGGCAAACCTGCCTTTTGCTTTGACGCATGCACAACAGCGGGTTTGGCATGAAATTCGTGATGATATGGGAGTGGACTATCCCATGCAGCGTTTATTGCAAGGTGATGTGGGTAGCGGTAAAACGGTGGTGGCAGCGTTAGCCGCAGCGCAGGCAATTGGCGGTGGTTATCAGGCAGCCTTTATGGCACCAACCGAAATCTTGGCTGAACAGCATTATTACAAATTACAATCGTGGTTTTCGCCACTGGGTGTGAAGGTGGCTTGGCTGACCGGGAGTTTAAGTAAGAGGGCCAAGCAAATCGCAATGGATGAATTGGCATCTGGTGAGGCGATGTTGGCGGCAGGTACGCATGCATTATTTCAAGAGCAAGTGCAATTCCATCAGTTAGGACTGGCCGTGATTGATGAGCAGCATCGTTTTGGCGTAGCACAGCGCTTGGCGTTGCGACAGAAAGGCGTACAGCCGCATCAGCTGATGATGAGTGCAACGCCGATACCACGGACTTTGTCGATGAGTTATTACGCGGATCTTGATGTTTCGGTGATAGATGAGTTGCCGCCTGGGCGCACACCTATCGTGACTAAGCTGGTCAGTGATGCGCGACGTGAAGAATTGGTTGGCTGGGTGCGTGATAAGTGTAACCAGGGCGGTCAGGTATATTGGGTGTGTCCATTAATTGAAGAATCTGAAAAACTGCAATTACAAACTGCAATAGATACTCATGCGGCATTGTCGGCGGCATTGCCAGGGGTGGGCGTAGGATTAGTGCATGGACGTATGAGTGGTCGTGATAAAGCTGCGGTCATGACGCAATTTTCGTCAGGGGAACTGGGCCTGTTAGTGGCGACTACGGTGATCGAAGTCGGGGTGGATGTGCCTAATGCCTCATTGATGGTGATAGAGCACGCAGAACGTATGGGGCTGGCGCAATTGCATCAGTTGCGTGGTCGGGTCGGGCGTGGCGCGGCGAAGAGTGCGTGTGTGCTGTTATATCAGCAACCATTGTCACAGCTGGCACGGGCGCGGCTAAAAGTAATCTTTGAAAGTTCGGACGGGTTTTATATTGCCAGAGAGGATTTGGCGTTGCGTGGTCCTGGTGAGTTTTTGGGTGCGCGGCAATCAGGTGCACCAATGTTGCGGTATGCGAATTTGGCAGAGGATGTTGAACTGCTAGAGCAGGCACAAGTTGCAGCAGCTGATATGCTGTTACATTATCCGGATGCGGTGCAGGTGCATATTGCGCGTTGGCTGGGTGTGCAGCAAGAGTTTGGGAAAGCTTGA